The Cylindrospermopsis curvispora GIHE-G1 genome contains a region encoding:
- the upp gene encoding uracil phosphoribosyltransferase, protein MKPQLLVYVPPHPLIKHWLSVAREAATPSVLFRSAITELGRWLTYEATREWLPTQESVVQTPLAPCPATFINSQVPLAVVPVLRGGLGLWEGAQTVLPLASVYHLGLTRDEKTLEPSCYLNKLPEKFAPDTRVLIVDPILATGGSIMATMAELTQRGVEPALTRIVCVIAAKPALQRLNATYPQLVVYSATIDENLDNQGFIVPGLGDAGDRIFGT, encoded by the coding sequence ATGAAACCACAACTCCTTGTTTATGTCCCACCCCATCCCTTAATTAAACACTGGTTGTCTGTAGCTCGTGAAGCAGCTACCCCTTCAGTGCTATTCCGCTCTGCTATTACCGAATTAGGAAGGTGGTTAACCTATGAAGCCACTAGAGAATGGCTACCTACTCAAGAAAGCGTAGTTCAAACACCTTTAGCTCCATGCCCAGCTACTTTTATCAATTCACAAGTACCCTTAGCAGTTGTCCCCGTTCTCCGTGGGGGATTGGGTTTATGGGAAGGAGCACAAACTGTGTTACCCTTAGCTAGTGTTTACCATTTGGGATTAACCCGAGATGAAAAAACCCTGGAGCCATCCTGTTATCTCAATAAGTTACCGGAAAAATTTGCCCCCGACACTAGGGTCTTAATTGTCGATCCTATATTGGCCACAGGAGGATCTATAATGGCAACAATGGCAGAATTGACACAAAGAGGTGTGGAACCAGCATTAACTCGAATTGTTTGTGTAATCGCGGCAAAACCTGCTTTGCAAAGACTAAATGCTACTTATCCTCAATTGGTCGTATACAGTGCCACTATTGATGAAAACCTAGATAACCAAGGATTCATTGTGCCGGGACTAGGAGATGCAGGCGATCGCATTTTTGGTACTTAA
- a CDS encoding histidine kinase has product MLKQDYMEVSQDQPIHFEAPLQLLLFVDGRPKSRQQVQRICAYLQDLEVDYSFDLQIIDVGQEPYLAEHFRLVATPALVKIHPEPQQTLAGSNIIAQLQNWWPRWQTAIDTSLALQKDLHELPEPDISMIHPPSTIHSVALSAELIKLSDQIFYLNQEKAKLQEQLQFKERIIAMLAHDLRNPLTAAAIAIDTLQSNYNPDLGQFQRLKPNMTENLLKQARHQTRIIDRMIADLLEIGRENDNDFNIAPQRLELGKLSFEVLEELRDRYVGKSQTVETDLPCDLPCVYADPERIRQVLINLLDNAIKYTPKEGKISLAGLHRTTQKVQFSIGDTGPGIPHENRDHIFENHFRLERDQAADGYGIGLSLCQRIIRAHYGQIWVDSTPNGGAWFHFTLPVYPS; this is encoded by the coding sequence GTGCTGAAACAAGATTACATGGAAGTTTCCCAGGATCAGCCTATTCATTTTGAGGCTCCACTCCAACTGTTGCTCTTTGTTGATGGAAGACCCAAGTCTCGCCAACAAGTGCAACGAATATGCGCATACCTACAAGATCTCGAAGTAGACTATAGTTTTGATCTGCAAATCATTGATGTCGGACAGGAACCCTATTTAGCAGAACATTTCAGACTGGTTGCAACACCAGCTTTAGTCAAAATCCATCCAGAACCGCAACAAACTTTGGCTGGAAGTAATATCATTGCCCAATTACAAAATTGGTGGCCACGGTGGCAAACTGCCATAGATACATCCCTAGCTTTACAGAAAGACCTACACGAACTTCCAGAACCAGATATTTCTATGATTCATCCCCCATCTACTATACATTCTGTGGCCCTTTCTGCTGAGCTAATTAAGTTGTCAGACCAGATTTTTTACCTCAACCAGGAAAAAGCAAAACTTCAAGAACAGTTACAATTTAAGGAGCGTATCATAGCCATGCTAGCTCATGACCTTCGTAACCCTTTGACTGCTGCTGCCATAGCTATAGATACTCTTCAATCTAACTATAATCCAGATTTGGGTCAGTTTCAACGCCTAAAACCAAACATGACGGAAAATTTACTCAAACAGGCCCGTCATCAAACCCGGATTATTGATAGGATGATAGCCGATCTGTTGGAAATTGGACGCGAAAACGATAACGATTTTAACATAGCACCACAAAGGTTGGAATTGGGCAAACTCAGTTTTGAGGTACTAGAAGAATTACGAGATCGTTATGTTGGTAAGTCTCAAACAGTAGAGACCGATCTTCCGTGTGATCTGCCTTGTGTGTATGCAGACCCAGAAAGAATTCGTCAAGTTTTGATTAATCTCTTAGACAATGCCATTAAGTATACACCCAAAGAAGGGAAAATTAGTTTAGCAGGACTGCATCGGACAACACAAAAGGTACAATTTAGTATTGGTGATACGGGTCCTGGTATTCCCCATGAAAACCGAGATCACATTTTTGAAAATCATTTCCGTCTGGAACGAGATCAAGCAGCGGATGGTTATGGCATTGGTTTATCCCTATGTCAACGTATTATCCGCGCCCACTATGGTCAGATTTGGGTAGATTCTACCCCTAATGGTGGTGCTTGGTTTCATTTCACTTTACCAGTATATCCATCTTAA
- a CDS encoding chlororespiratory reduction protein 7, which yields MPHPLMYEEENFVVLETNQEEQFLTKLELLEKLQNTLSQMPIEHIPLDVRKIGSLVEQVNHLIDTTCELDLGPGRYLQWYAVRLEK from the coding sequence ATGCCACACCCATTAATGTATGAAGAGGAAAATTTTGTTGTTCTGGAAACTAACCAAGAAGAACAGTTTTTGACCAAGCTAGAATTGTTAGAAAAGTTGCAAAATACTTTAAGTCAAATGCCTATAGAACATATACCTTTAGATGTGAGAAAAATTGGATCCTTGGTAGAACAGGTGAACCATTTGATTGATACCACCTGCGAATTAGATTTGGGACCAGGGCGATATTTACAATGGTATGCTGTCAGATTAGAAAAGTAA
- a CDS encoding S-layer homology domain-containing protein — protein MVIYKLSTTFISIAVSLFTLTACANAPGAKNWERNLAGDSRLQERSGLFGVPQQQQTSPTPVVGLPSDFPKVIPLYSNAKLIEVELAQNKSQDSTNLANLPDQTQKLTITRWESSDPSNMIASFYASKLQTENWQILQKPGSDGDGIFEARKTDLLLKVTVKPTTVTSTSANQPGSSTELTIEYQLNNNLNNSDLGATITSQPEPSPTITDSTNTTQQSTAQIDYNQNFHPLEFTDLPQVPLEWRKPIEDLGKLGVLSIDNKVLGNNQQTKNYSGQPQKLEPNKIITRREFARWLLTGNNVIYANKQAKKIRLPSPGSQPIFKDVPPTDVDFPFIQGLAEAGLIASPLSGDATELLFRPDAPLTRENLLMWKVPLDTRQSLPNASTEAVKQTWGFQDTAKIDPKALRAVLADFQNGEQSNIRRVFGYTTLFQPKKAVTRGEAALTISYFGSQGEGVSTTEALKLKSE, from the coding sequence GTGGTTATTTATAAACTTTCTACTACTTTTATTAGTATAGCTGTTTCGCTGTTTACCTTAACAGCCTGTGCTAACGCACCCGGTGCTAAAAACTGGGAACGTAATTTGGCTGGGGACTCCCGACTACAGGAGAGATCGGGACTTTTTGGTGTTCCTCAGCAGCAACAAACATCCCCGACACCTGTAGTTGGTTTACCTAGTGATTTTCCTAAAGTAATTCCCTTATATTCTAATGCTAAGTTAATAGAAGTTGAACTGGCACAAAATAAGTCACAAGACTCAACAAATTTAGCTAACTTGCCAGATCAAACTCAAAAATTGACTATAACTCGCTGGGAAAGCTCTGATCCCAGTAATATGATTGCCAGTTTCTATGCTAGCAAACTGCAAACAGAGAACTGGCAAATTTTACAAAAGCCAGGAAGTGATGGAGATGGTATTTTTGAAGCTCGGAAAACCGATCTATTATTAAAGGTGACTGTTAAACCTACAACGGTCACTAGTACCAGTGCAAATCAACCTGGAAGCTCCACTGAATTAACAATTGAATATCAGTTGAATAACAACTTAAACAACAGTGATTTAGGAGCCACTATAACGTCTCAACCTGAGCCATCCCCGACCATAACTGATTCAACCAACACCACTCAACAATCTACAGCGCAAATTGACTACAATCAAAATTTCCATCCTCTGGAATTTACCGATTTACCACAAGTACCATTAGAATGGAGAAAACCAATTGAGGATTTAGGCAAGTTGGGAGTTTTGTCCATAGATAATAAAGTGCTGGGGAATAATCAACAGACTAAAAACTATTCTGGGCAACCACAAAAACTGGAACCCAACAAAATAATTACACGTCGAGAGTTTGCTAGATGGTTACTAACTGGTAACAATGTGATCTATGCTAATAAGCAGGCTAAAAAAATCCGTTTACCATCCCCAGGTTCCCAACCCATCTTTAAAGATGTTCCACCCACTGATGTTGATTTTCCCTTTATTCAGGGTTTAGCAGAAGCTGGACTAATTGCCAGTCCTCTCTCAGGAGATGCAACGGAACTCTTGTTTCGTCCCGATGCACCTCTAACCAGGGAAAACCTCCTAATGTGGAAAGTTCCCTTAGACACTCGTCAATCTCTCCCCAATGCTAGTACGGAAGCGGTCAAGCAAACCTGGGGCTTTCAGGATACAGCAAAGATTGACCCAAAAGCTCTTAGAGCAGTCCTAGCTGACTTTCAAAATGGGGAACAATCAAATATTAGAAGGGTTTTTGGATATACAACCCTATTTCAGCCTAAAAAAGCTGTGACCAGAGGTGAAGCTGCTCTGACCATATCCTATTTTGGTTCTCAAGGTGAGGGAGTGTCAACCACGGAAGCACTAAAGTTAAAGAGTGAGTAA
- a CDS encoding YggT family protein, translated as MYLLFQTLASFVEIYSYVLIVRVLLTWFPQINWYNQPFAALSQVSDPYLNLFRNIIPSLGGIDISPILAFLVLNIVSSLLENLSRATSLGGF; from the coding sequence ATGTATTTACTTTTCCAAACTTTAGCCTCCTTTGTGGAAATTTATAGCTACGTGCTAATTGTCAGGGTTCTGCTAACCTGGTTCCCACAAATTAACTGGTACAATCAGCCATTTGCTGCACTAAGTCAGGTTAGTGACCCCTATCTCAACCTATTCCGGAACATCATTCCTTCCCTGGGAGGTATTGATATTTCACCTATTTTGGCCTTCTTGGTACTCAATATAGTGTCTAGTTTATTGGAGAACCTTAGTCGTGCAACTTCTTTAGGGGGATTTTAG